The genomic stretch CCGGCGGATCTGATGGGTGGTCAGGAGTCCTGACCGCCCTTGTCATCACTCGGCGGGATGCCGTCGAAGATTTCCTTGCACTCCGGGCACACCGGGTACTTCTGCGGGTCGCGGCTGGGTACCCAGACCTTGCCGCACAACGCCTGCAGCGGGGTGCCCTCCACCATGGCCGCGGTCAGCTTGTTGCGCACCACATAATGCGAGAAGCGGTCGTGGTCGCCGTCACCGGTGGAAGTGCGCAGCTCCTCCTCGGTGATGGTGCTCAGGCCGCCGGCGGGCTCGGGGTACGAGGTCATCGGATCCTCCGGGGTGAGCTTGACGCGGACGGCCCCAGTCTACGGACGTACCCGGGAGCTCAGTTCTGCGTCGGGTCCTCGGGCCGGGTGGATACGAACGCTTGTTCACCCGGTTGC from Sporichthyaceae bacterium encodes the following:
- a CDS encoding DUF3039 domain-containing protein, with product MTSYPEPAGGLSTITEEELRTSTGDGDHDRFSHYVVRNKLTAAMVEGTPLQALCGKVWVPSRDPQKYPVCPECKEIFDGIPPSDDKGGQDS